One Gammaproteobacteria bacterium DNA segment encodes these proteins:
- a CDS encoding DUF429 domain-containing protein — MKIFGIDFTSTPTSKKPITCAVAEIGGTGLSIETLENLEGFGEIEARLATDGSWVAGLDFPFGQSRLFIENIGWPESWEDYASLVARMSREEFVKVLENYKAGRAAGDKEHRREIDVLASSISPQKLYGVPVGKMFYEGAKRILASDADIVPVRRRASERVIVEAYPAIVARRFIGNRSYKNDVKKKQTPELEQARRDIVSGIHSSVFQSVYGISLNIDDDLKEIMVSDASGDTLDSVLCAIQASWAYLNREKDYGIPSHADRSEGWIADPLFFTE, encoded by the coding sequence GTGAAGATATTTGGAATCGATTTTACAAGCACGCCGACAAGCAAAAAGCCAATTACGTGCGCTGTCGCCGAGATTGGGGGCACTGGGTTATCAATCGAAACTCTCGAGAACCTGGAAGGGTTTGGAGAGATTGAGGCACGTTTAGCGACCGACGGCTCATGGGTGGCTGGCCTGGATTTCCCTTTTGGCCAATCTAGGTTATTTATTGAGAATATCGGCTGGCCGGAATCATGGGAAGACTACGCATCGTTGGTAGCGCGAATGTCGCGTGAGGAATTTGTAAAAGTTTTGGAGAATTACAAGGCCGGACGAGCCGCAGGGGATAAAGAACATCGGCGGGAAATAGACGTCCTGGCATCTTCTATCAGCCCGCAAAAGCTCTATGGCGTACCAGTAGGAAAGATGTTCTATGAGGGAGCCAAACGGATATTGGCGAGCGACGCAGATATTGTTCCTGTCCGCCGACGCGCGAGTGAGCGTGTGATAGTGGAGGCCTACCCGGCGATTGTGGCGAGACGATTTATAGGTAATCGTAGCTACAAGAATGATGTTAAAAAGAAACAAACACCGGAGCTGGAACAGGCAAGACGGGATATTGTCAGTGGAATCCATTCTTCGGTGTTCCAAAGCGTTTATGGCATATCGTTAAATATAGATGATGATTTGAAAGAAATAATGGTGTCCGATGCCTCCGGGGATACTTTGGATTCCGTGCTATGTGCCATCCAGGCAAGTTGGGCCTACTTAAATAGAGAAAAGGATTACGGTATTCCGAGCCATGCGGATAGAAGTGAGGGATGGATAGCAGATCCATTATTTTTCACCGAGTAA
- a CDS encoding transcriptional regulator, translating to MLPTSIGDALFTKTQQRVLSLLYGKPDKSFYTNEIVRWADMGRGTIKRELDRLVSAHLLVMSREGNQLHYQANSDSPIYAELQSIVRKTFGVADVIRDALIPFLGQIELAFVYGSIAKQTDQKSSDIDLMLVGEDLAYGDVMESLAPAEHSLQRPVNPTIYSRTEFESKLNEGRSFLVRVLEQPKLMIKGVINDFTKPGTNSGTSD from the coding sequence ATGCTGCCCACGTCCATTGGCGACGCGCTGTTTACCAAAACCCAGCAACGGGTGTTAAGCCTGCTGTATGGCAAGCCGGACAAGAGTTTTTATACCAACGAGATCGTGCGCTGGGCCGATATGGGTCGTGGCACGATAAAGCGCGAACTGGATCGTTTAGTGTCGGCGCATTTGCTGGTCATGTCCCGCGAAGGCAACCAGCTGCATTACCAGGCAAACAGTGACAGCCCGATTTACGCAGAGTTGCAGTCCATCGTCAGAAAAACCTTCGGCGTGGCGGACGTCATCCGCGATGCGCTGATACCGTTTTTGGGCCAAATTGAATTGGCGTTTGTGTATGGCTCTATTGCCAAACAAACTGATCAAAAGAGCAGTGACATTGATTTGATGCTGGTAGGAGAAGATCTGGCTTACGGTGATGTGATGGAAAGCCTTGCACCGGCGGAACACTCTCTGCAACGGCCTGTTAACCCGACGATTTATTCCAGGACGGAATTTGAGTCGAAGCTAAATGAAGGGCGCAGTTTTTTGGTGCGCGTATTGGAGCAACCCAAGTTGATGATTAAGGGAGTAATCAATGACTTTACAAAACCTGGTACGAATTCGGGAACTTCAGATTGA
- a CDS encoding type II toxin-antitoxin system RelE/ParE family toxin: MASYELVFKKSVAKDLRSIPKRDVGRILKRIEALRHDPRGDGCVKLSAQERYRVRLGVYRVVYEIRDNELVVLVVKVAHRSTIYE, translated from the coding sequence ATGGCAAGTTATGAGCTCGTCTTCAAGAAATCCGTTGCCAAAGATTTACGCAGTATCCCGAAACGAGACGTTGGCCGTATTCTGAAGAGAATCGAGGCGCTGCGCCATGATCCGCGCGGGGATGGCTGTGTAAAACTTTCCGCGCAAGAACGGTATCGGGTGCGGTTGGGTGTGTACCGGGTCGTGTATGAAATCCGTGATAACGAACTCGTCGTCCTCGTGGTCAAAGTGGCCCACCGTTCCACTATCTATGAATAA
- a CDS encoding ankyrin repeat domain-containing protein: protein MPDSDHTQPGSAAAGDPSLVYFSLEQAVLQADWPAVEAMLRHGRIRVNDTGRVLLAKWLPESAPLSVLVCYLEQGYAPNIAFFDNVTLLARAARNNRADMVQPLIDYGAELDFRDVVTHRTAVDWALDAGHEALAMAMLDRARMLCRASFGSMLRSAFSEAVRAGRLVFLEGLVARNVHGLIPLDQREQKLAEALRRGANGLSLCLIDLCESMNHYRDRVGDSLLGAACEGANVPVIEKLIARGGDIHHRNNLGESLFKKLAWWSGHGGIPDESANHVKIMRRAIHDCLLKHGADPSDPDPFLRLWNEAATRTDLSDADKADWVDRELKKLRDSIPGQRS, encoded by the coding sequence ATGCCGGATTCTGACCATACCCAACCGGGTTCTGCCGCGGCGGGTGATCCGTCGCTGGTGTATTTCTCCCTGGAGCAGGCGGTGCTGCAGGCCGATTGGCCGGCGGTGGAGGCGATGCTGCGCCACGGCAGGATTCGGGTGAATGATACCGGCCGGGTGCTGCTGGCGAAGTGGCTGCCGGAGTCGGCGCCGCTGAGCGTGTTGGTGTGTTACCTGGAGCAGGGTTATGCGCCGAACATCGCGTTTTTCGATAACGTGACCTTGTTGGCGCGGGCGGCGCGCAACAACCGCGCGGACATGGTGCAGCCGCTCATCGACTACGGCGCGGAGCTGGATTTTCGTGACGTGGTGACGCATCGCACGGCGGTGGATTGGGCGCTGGATGCCGGTCACGAGGCCTTGGCCATGGCGATGCTGGATCGCGCCCGGATGCTGTGCCGGGCGTCGTTCGGTTCCATGTTGCGGTCCGCGTTCTCGGAGGCGGTGCGCGCCGGCCGCCTGGTATTCCTCGAGGGCTTGGTGGCGCGCAATGTCCACGGTTTGATTCCGCTTGATCAACGCGAGCAGAAGCTGGCCGAGGCGCTGCGCCGGGGTGCCAATGGCTTGTCCCTGTGCCTGATCGACCTTTGTGAGTCGATGAATCACTACCGTGACCGGGTGGGTGACAGCCTGCTGGGCGCGGCCTGCGAGGGCGCCAATGTGCCGGTGATTGAGAAACTGATCGCCCGCGGTGGCGATATCCACCACCGCAATAATCTCGGTGAGTCCTTGTTCAAGAAGCTGGCCTGGTGGAGCGGCCACGGCGGTATTCCGGATGAGAGCGCCAATCACGTGAAGATCATGCGCCGGGCGATTCATGATTGCCTGCTGAAACACGGCGCCGACCCGTCAGACCCGGACCCGTTTTTGCGCCTGTGGAATGAAGCCGCAACGCGAACCGACCTAAGCGATGCGGACAAGGCCGACTGGGTGGACCGGGAACTCAAGAAATTGAGGGACAGTATACCTGGTCAACGGAGTTGA
- a CDS encoding ATP-binding protein, with the protein MSFSIKSAERFSTVIEKSPYVVEDPLVKTQYVSKGQNIVFGRTLKGEDYSNLLYIGKILESTKGKSYLGADAWLDTTFPHVIYITGTRGSGKSFDLGVLVEGISKLGKSSPIQNDVKPITSIIIDTQSQFWTLGYEPREGIPANKAQLDELKRWNLEPNNLASAKIYTPPRSTKFLGTEQTLQIRPKDVRAEEWCALLGQEVYSSQGHIITATLENLGDSNFEIADMITYIANDRNWPAVAESSRNAICYKLDDYRRTNLFSANGLRIKDFLEEGTCNILALRELRNEDKSLITAVIARNLFDILGNHHNKKKTANFFQKPFDGDGTPDRIWLVIDEAHVVAPSDRISPARSALVEYVKRGRDAGLSLVLATQQPSALDDQILSQVNITFSHRLSFQSDINAVVNRIPTKAVRNMKYSGTSLSDFGDMVRVLDVGQCFLGDQASSRTVLLQIRPRVSAHGGYSPF; encoded by the coding sequence ATGAGTTTCTCGATCAAGTCGGCTGAGCGCTTTAGCACTGTTATTGAGAAAAGTCCTTATGTGGTCGAAGACCCGCTAGTAAAGACTCAATATGTCTCGAAAGGTCAGAATATTGTTTTTGGACGTACACTGAAAGGGGAAGACTACAGCAATCTTCTCTATATTGGTAAAATTTTAGAGAGCACAAAGGGCAAGAGCTATCTAGGGGCAGATGCTTGGCTGGACACGACGTTTCCCCATGTAATCTACATTACAGGTACGCGCGGGAGCGGCAAAAGCTTCGATCTCGGAGTGCTTGTAGAGGGCATTTCCAAGCTTGGGAAATCGTCACCGATTCAAAATGATGTAAAGCCTATCACGTCTATTATTATTGATACACAAAGCCAGTTCTGGACACTCGGTTATGAGCCGCGCGAAGGAATTCCTGCCAACAAGGCGCAACTTGACGAGCTGAAACGATGGAATTTGGAGCCGAACAATCTAGCATCGGCTAAGATTTACACGCCTCCTAGGTCGACCAAATTTTTGGGTACCGAACAAACCTTGCAGATCAGACCAAAGGATGTGCGGGCAGAGGAGTGGTGTGCCCTGCTAGGCCAAGAAGTGTATAGTTCGCAAGGGCACATAATCACGGCGACTCTCGAAAATCTTGGAGATTCGAATTTTGAGATCGCAGATATGATTACCTATATCGCCAATGATAGAAATTGGCCAGCGGTTGCGGAAAGTTCGCGCAATGCTATCTGTTACAAGCTAGATGATTATCGAAGAACCAACCTGTTTTCGGCCAATGGCCTTCGAATCAAAGATTTCCTAGAGGAGGGAACCTGCAATATTCTAGCTCTGCGAGAGTTGCGAAATGAAGATAAGTCACTTATCACCGCTGTTATTGCGCGTAACTTGTTTGACATTCTTGGCAATCATCACAATAAGAAGAAGACAGCCAACTTTTTCCAAAAACCATTCGACGGGGATGGAACTCCTGATAGGATTTGGCTGGTGATTGATGAGGCGCATGTGGTAGCGCCAAGCGATCGGATTTCACCTGCGCGCAGTGCTCTTGTGGAGTATGTCAAGCGTGGAAGGGATGCAGGCCTTTCACTGGTTTTAGCAACTCAACAGCCCTCGGCTCTAGATGATCAGATTCTAAGCCAAGTTAATATCACCTTCAGTCATCGTTTGAGTTTTCAGAGTGACATTAATGCAGTTGTTAATCGGATTCCGACCAAGGCTGTTCGCAATATGAAATATTCCGGGACTAGTCTGTCAGACTTTGGGGATATGGTACGGGTTCTCGATGTTGGGCAGTGTTTTTTGGGTGACCAGGCTAGTAGCCGAACGGTTCTACTACAAATACGACCTAGAGTGAGCGCACATGGCGGCTACAGCCCATTCTGA
- a CDS encoding DUF2075 domain-containing protein: protein MKRAYYSTSIIGFCESGPEHILGQMAVEHAFDLTPFQRDAWVEQAIFLKSILSGYEGKIYFEYSIPRMGCRIDAVVIIGPVVFVLEFKVGAESYESADIDQVVDYALDLKHFHEGSHNVVVAPILVATKAPGILSRIDNLAHDKLLSPITCNRETLGGVIADILRLYNGNPIDSTAWEESGYKPTPTIIEATLALYNGHSVTEISRSDATAENLSVTSGTIAKIIKQSRDCSEKSIIFVTGVPGAGKTLVGLDVATTHISPDDELYSVFLSGNGPLVKILQEALARDKVIRVKTNGGTIRKGDALSEVKAFIQNVHHFRDEGLIDLEKPPIEHVALFDEAQRAWDKDQTVKFMREKKNQPDFDISEPVFLISCMNRHQDWATIVCLVGGGQEINTGEAGIKEWFEAIESEFPHWKIYVSDRLIDSEYGAGELVRRAKQNSMTKLIPELHLSTSVRSFRSEKVSLFVKQLLDLEEKSARASLESIQTNYPIVMTRDLRKAKDWVRNKARGTERYGMVVSSQAERLKPHAIDVRVKADPVHWFLDGKDDVRSSYYLEDVATEFDVQGLELDWVLMAWDADFRFSGDKWENWSFRGNRWQRINKVERQMYQKNAYRVLLTRARQGMVLFVPEGDDDDHTRPRKYYDSTYNYLKHVGVAEL from the coding sequence ATGAAAAGAGCGTACTACTCGACGTCAATAATTGGGTTTTGCGAGTCTGGCCCCGAACATATCCTCGGGCAGATGGCGGTTGAACATGCTTTCGATTTAACCCCATTTCAGCGAGACGCCTGGGTCGAGCAGGCGATATTTCTCAAGAGCATTCTGTCTGGCTACGAAGGTAAAATCTATTTCGAATACTCCATACCGAGAATGGGTTGTCGGATCGACGCTGTTGTTATTATCGGTCCGGTAGTATTTGTGCTCGAATTTAAGGTGGGGGCGGAGTCCTATGAATCGGCTGATATCGATCAAGTCGTGGATTATGCGCTTGATTTGAAGCATTTCCATGAAGGTAGCCATAATGTTGTTGTTGCGCCAATTTTAGTCGCTACAAAGGCACCAGGCATATTATCTAGGATAGATAACCTTGCCCATGACAAGTTGCTGTCGCCAATAACGTGTAATCGAGAGACACTGGGTGGCGTTATTGCCGATATTTTGCGTCTGTATAATGGCAACCCCATTGATTCGACTGCATGGGAGGAGAGTGGCTATAAGCCAACGCCGACTATAATAGAGGCAACGCTAGCTTTATATAATGGTCATTCCGTAACAGAAATTTCACGTAGTGATGCCACTGCAGAAAATTTATCAGTCACATCAGGCACGATTGCCAAGATTATTAAGCAATCTCGTGATTGCTCGGAAAAGTCGATTATCTTTGTAACTGGTGTGCCGGGCGCCGGAAAAACCTTAGTTGGGCTGGATGTGGCGACTACTCATATAAGCCCTGATGACGAACTTTATAGCGTATTTCTTTCCGGTAACGGCCCGCTTGTGAAAATACTTCAAGAGGCATTGGCGAGAGATAAGGTTATAAGAGTAAAGACCAATGGCGGCACGATTCGGAAAGGTGACGCGCTCAGCGAAGTCAAAGCATTCATCCAGAATGTTCATCATTTTCGGGATGAGGGGTTGATTGACCTAGAAAAGCCGCCCATCGAGCATGTCGCGCTGTTTGATGAGGCGCAGCGTGCTTGGGACAAAGACCAAACAGTTAAGTTTATGCGGGAGAAGAAAAATCAACCGGATTTTGATATCTCTGAGCCAGTATTTTTAATTTCCTGTATGAATCGGCATCAAGACTGGGCAACGATTGTGTGCCTAGTGGGTGGTGGCCAAGAGATCAACACGGGGGAGGCTGGTATAAAAGAGTGGTTTGAGGCCATAGAGAGTGAGTTCCCGCATTGGAAAATATATGTCTCCGACCGTCTTATAGATAGTGAATATGGTGCTGGCGAACTCGTGCGTCGTGCTAAACAAAACTCCATGACGAAATTGATACCAGAACTGCACTTGAGTACATCAGTGCGATCGTTCCGGAGCGAAAAGGTATCCTTGTTTGTGAAACAATTACTCGATTTGGAAGAGAAAAGCGCACGGGCGAGTCTGGAGTCCATCCAAACAAACTATCCAATTGTCATGACGCGCGACCTTCGGAAAGCCAAAGATTGGGTTAGGAATAAGGCAAGAGGAACAGAACGTTATGGCATGGTCGTTTCCAGTCAGGCGGAACGATTAAAGCCACATGCAATCGATGTTCGTGTGAAAGCAGATCCTGTGCATTGGTTTTTGGATGGGAAAGATGATGTTCGATCCTCTTATTATTTAGAAGATGTAGCTACTGAATTTGATGTGCAAGGTTTGGAGTTGGATTGGGTATTGATGGCTTGGGATGCCGATTTTCGTTTTTCTGGTGATAAATGGGAAAACTGGTCATTTCGTGGAAATAGATGGCAGCGAATCAACAAGGTCGAAAGGCAGATGTATCAGAAAAACGCTTACCGAGTCCTGCTGACTCGTGCCAGACAGGGCATGGTGTTGTTTGTGCCCGAGGGTGACGACGATGATCATACGAGGCCGAGGAAATACTACGACTCAACCTATAATTATTTGAAACATGTTGGTGTAGCAGAGTTATAA
- a CDS encoding CopG family transcriptional regulator yields the protein MGELSKRATVYFEPEIHHALRVKAATTNQSVSEVVNDAVRLALREDQEDLGAFEERIAEPTLSYEALLKDLKSHGKL from the coding sequence ATGGGCGAATTATCCAAACGAGCAACCGTTTACTTTGAGCCGGAAATTCATCACGCCTTGCGCGTGAAAGCGGCAACGACAAACCAATCCGTGTCTGAGGTGGTTAACGATGCAGTGCGCCTGGCCTTGCGGGAGGATCAGGAGGACCTCGGCGCATTCGAGGAACGAATTGCGGAGCCGACCCTCAGCTACGAAGCCCTGCTGAAAGATCTCAAGTCGCATGGCAAGTTATGA